The Actinomadura graeca nucleotide sequence GCCGCCCGGTGACCGTCGTCGAGGGAAGGGCCCCATGTCGATCAGCGTCGCCGACCACATCCTTGAACGGCTCCGCGACTGGGGGGTCGAGCATGTGTTCGGCTATCCGGGGGACGGCATCAACGGGCTGATCGCCGCGTTCGGCACGGCCGGCGACCGTCCCCGGTTCGTCCAGTCCAGGCACGAGGAGATGTCGGCGTTCGAGGCCGTGGGGTACGCCAAGTTCGGCGGCGGCGCCGGCGTCTGCATGGCCACCAGCGGCCCGGGCGCGGTCCACCTGCTCAACGGCCTGTACGACGCCAAGCTCGACCACGTCCCGGTCGTCGCGATCGTGGGGCAGGTGGCGCGGACCGCGCTCGGCGGCCACTACCAGCAGGAGATCGACCTCCCGGCCCTGTTCAAGGACGTCGCGGGCGCCTACGTGCAGATGGCGACGGTGCCCGAGCAGTTCCCGAACCTGATCGACCGGGCGATGCGGATCGCGCTGGCCGAGAGCGCGCCGACGGCGGTGATCGTGCCCGCCGACCTGCAGGAGGCGGAGTACTCGCCGCCCGCGCACGCGTTCAAGCACGTCCCGTCGTCGGCGCCCGGCCACACGCGGCCGGTGGCGCGGGCGCCCGAGGACGAGGTCGCCCGCGCCGCCGAGGTCCTCAACGCCGGTTCGCGGACCGCGATCCTGGTGGGCCAGGGCGCCCGCGGCGCGGCGGCGGAGGTCGCTGAGGTCGCCGAGATCACGGGGGCGGGGGTCGCGAAGGCGCTGCTGGGCAAGGACGTCCTGCCCGACGACCTGCCCTACGTGACCGGCGCGATCGGGCTGCTCGGCTCCCGCCCGTCCTATGAGCTGATGCGCGACTGCGACACGCTGCTGATCGTCGGGTCGGGTTTCCCGTACTCGCAGTTCCTGCCGGAGTACGGGTCGGCGCGCGGCGTCCAGATCGACGTGGACGCCAAGATGATCGGCATGCGGTACCCGACGGAGGTCAACCTCGTCGGCGACGCCGCGGCCACGCTGCGCTCGCTCATCCCCCGCCTGCGCCGCCGGGAGGACCGGTCGTGGCGCGAGACGGTCGAGGCCGGGGTGCGCAGGTGGTGGGAGACCGTCGAGCGGCAGGCGCGCGTCCCGGCGGACCCGGTCAATCCGATGCTGCTGTTCTGGGAGCTGTCGTCGCGGCTGCCCGACGACGCCATCGTCACCGCCGACTCCGGCTCGGCCGCCAACTGGTACGCCCGGGACCTGCGGTTCCGCGGCCGGATGCGCGGGTCGCTGTCGGGCACCCTCGCGACGATGGGGCCGGGCGTCCCCTACGCGATCGGCGCGAAGTTCGCGCATCCGTCCCGTCCGGCGATCGCGCTGGTGGGGGACGGCGCGATGCAGATGAACGGGCTCGCGGAGCTGCTGACGGCCGCGCGGTACCGGGACCGGTGGAGCGACCCGCGCCTGATCGTGGCGGTGCTGCACAACAACGACCTCAACCAGGTCACGTGGGAGCTGCGCGCGATGGGCGGGTCGCCGAAGTTCGAGGAGTCGCAGACCCTGCCGGACATGGACTACGCGGCGTTCGCGCGGTCCATCGGGCTGGAGGGCATCGTGGTGGACCGGCCCGAGGACGTCGGCCCGGCCTGGGACCGGGCGCTGGCCGCCGACCGCCCGGTGGTGCTGGACGTGCACTGCGATCCCGACATCCCGCCGATCCCGCCGCACGCCGAGTTCGACCAGATCAAGGACGCCGCGGCGGCGATCATGAAGGGTGATCCCGACGCGGGCGGCGTCGTCCGCAAGGGGCTGCGCACCAAGGCGCAGGAGCTGTTCAGCCGGTCCTGAGCCGCGCACGCCGCGCGGGCGGCCCGGGGGCGTCGCAGGCGGGCCTTGACGGGCGGCGGCGGCGCGTCCGACGATGCGGGTGATCGACTACGCGGTCGGGCGGGGCGAGCGGAGGCGGTGCCGGTGACGGGGACGGGGACGGGCGGGACGGGTCCGGGTGAGATCGCGGCGGACGGCTCGGCGGTGGAGTTCTACGCCGCGATGCCGTTCGACGAGCGCAGCGCCGCGCTGGTGCACGGGGCGGTGCCGCCGGGGACGGCGATCCTGGAGCTGGGCGCGGGCGCGGGCCGGGTCACCGCGCCGCTGCTGGCCCTCGGCCACCCGGTGACGGCGGTGGACGGCTCGCCGGGGATGCTCGCGCACATCGAGGGCGCGAGGACGGTCTGCTCGGCGATCGAGGACCTGGACCTGCCGGACCGGTTCGGGTGCGTGCTGATGATGTCGTACCTGGTCAACTACGGCGACCGGGAGGCGCTGCTGGCCACCTGCCGCCGGCACGCCGCACCGGGCGGGCTGGTGATCTTCCAGCGTGAGACCGCCGGGTGGGACGAGGGCGCGCCGCGCGCGTGGTCGCACGACGGCATCGACTTCCGGCTGACGGAGGTGGAGCCGCGGGGGCCCGGCGTCGTCGCGGCGACGATCGAGTACCGGATGGGCGGGCGGCGCTGGACGCACTCGTTCGTCTCGCGGCGGCTCGGCGACGACGCGCTGCCGCCGGTCCTGGAGGCCGCGGGCCTGCGTTTCGACCGTTTCCTGGACGACGCCGGCGCCTGGGTCGCGGCCCGCCCCGTCTGACGGCGCCCGGGCGCGGGCCGCTTCCGGCGGGTCAGGCGTCGCGGCGCTTCAGCAGGACGGCGGCGGCGGCGAGGAGCAGCGCCGTCCACAGGGCGAAGACCCCGTAGCCCTGCCAGGGGGTGAGCAGGTCGTCCTTGCCCTGGTGGGCCTGGGCGATGAGGTGCCCGGCCTCCGACGGCAGGTAGGCGTGGACGTGGTCGCCGATGCTGCCGGGCAGCAGCTGGGCGAGCGGCGCGAGGACCAGCACGAACCCGATCACGCCGGTGATGCCGCCGGCGGGGTGCCGGACGATCGCGCCGACGGCCAGGGCGAACAGCCCGAGCATCGCCAGGTACAGGCCGCCGCCGATGACGGCGCGCAGCACACCGGGGTCGCCGAGCGACACCGACACCTTGTCGCCGAGGAACGCGGCGCCGATGAAGAACGACGCGAACGACACCGCCACGCCGAGGACCAGCACGACCAGCGCGAACACCGCGGACTTCGCCCACAGCATCGGCAGCCGCCCGGGCACGGCGAGGAGGCTCGCGCGGATCATGCCGGTGGAGTACTCGGAGGCGATCACCAGGACGCCGAGCACGCACACGGTCAGCTGGCTGAGGAAGAACCCGCTCCCGAGGATCATGCTGGTGGGGTCGGCGAGGATGGTGGCGCGGTCGGCCTCGTCGGTCTTGTCCCACTGCCCGACGGTGAGGCCGACGAACAGGGCGGTGAACCCGAGGTCGAGGACGACCAGCAGGATCAGCGACCAGAACGTGGACCGCACCGAGCGGATCTTCGTCCATTCGGCGAGCATGAGCCGGCCGAAGCCCTTGCCGCGCGACGCGGCGGGCGCGGGCGGAGCCGGGGGCGTGGCGGGCCCGGCGGTGGCGGCGGTCATCGGGTCTTCCCTTCCTGCGCGGGGACGGCTCCGGGAGCGGCCCCGGGCGGGGCACCGGGTGGTGCGCCGGGGTCGGCGCCGTACTCGACGCTCTCGCGGGTGAGCTCCATGAACGCGGCCTCCAGCGATCCGCGCCGGGGCGTCAGCTCGTGCAGCACCAGGCCCTCGGCGGCGGCGAGCTCACCGACGCGCGGCGCCTCCATGTGGGTGACGGTGAGGGGCGCGCCGGGGTCGCCGCCGGGCTGGACCTTGGCGCCCTCGGCGGTGAGGACCTCGGTGAGCCTGGCGGTGTCGGGGGTGCGCACCATGACCATCTTCTCGGTGCTGCGCTCGATGAACTCCTCGGTGGAGCAGTCGGCGATCAGCTTGCCGCGGCCGATGACGATGAGGTGCTCGGCGGTGACGGCCATCTCGTTCATCAGGTGGCTGGAGACGAACACGGTGCGGCCCTCGGCGGCGAGGCGCTGCATGAGCGTCCGGATCCAGACGATGCCCTCGGGGTCCAGGCCGTTGACGGGCTCGTCCAGGATCAGCACCGACGGGTCGCCGAGCAGCGCGGCGGCGATGCCGAGGCGCTGGCCCATGCCGAGGGAGAAGCCCCCGGCGCGTTTGCGGGCGACGCCGGTGAGCCCGACCAGGTCGATCACCTCGTCGAGCCGCCTGCGGCCGACGCCCTGGGTCTGGGCGAGGCACAGCAGGTGGTTGTAGGCGCTGCGGCCGGTGTGGACGGCCCGCGCCTCCAGCAGCGCGCCGACGACCCGGAGGGGCTCGTGCAGGTCGCGGTAGTGCCGCCCGTGGATCCGCGCGTCGCCGCGGTGGGGGCGGTCCAGGCCGAGCAGCAGCCGCATGGTGGTGGACTTGCCGGCGCCGTTGGGGCCGAGGAACCCGGTCACCCGGCCGGGCACCACGGTGAAAGAAAGATCATCCACGGCGAGCCGGTCGCCGTAGCGTTTGGTGAGGTTCTCCGCCTCGATCATGTCTGCGTCCTGGGGGTCGATGACGGGTCCGGTGACCGGGATCACACTAACGTGAAGATCGCCCGCTGCGGATCCTCCTGGGAGCCGATCCGCCTCCGACCAGGGTAGGGGAATCCTCCGGGCGTACGCGGGGCGGCCGGGCTACGCCCGGCGGAGCAGGCGCGGTTCGTCCGGGCGCCCGATGCCGGGCGGGGCGGGCACCGGGGATGCTTCTGCGGGACGGAGGGAGGCCCCGTGACGATCCGGCCCGGGCTCCGCAGGTGGGCGCGGCGGCTCGCCGCGGGCCTCCTGGCGCTGCTGCTGGCGGGCACGTGCTTCTCGCTCGGCTACAACGCGGCGACGTCCGGGCGGGCGCGGGAGCCCGCCGGGATGGAGTTCGTCGAGGCCGGCGGGATCCGCACCCGGTACCGGCACTGGGGCGCACAGGGGCCGCCGGTGGTGCTGGTACACGGGGCGGCGGAGTCGGCCGACACCTGGGAGGGGGTGGCGGCGCTGCTGGCGGCCCGGCACCGGGTGTTCGCGCTGGACCTGACCGGGTGGGGCTACAGCGAGCGGCGCGGCCCCTACGACGCCGGGCACCAGGCGGCGCAACTGCTGGGCTTCCTGGGCGCGCTGCGGCTGGACGGGGCGCTGGTCGCCGGGCATTCGAGCGGCGCGGGCGTCGCGGCGGAGGCGGCGCTGCGGGCGCCGTCCCGGATAAGCGGGGTGGTGTTCCTGGACGGCGACGCGCTCGACACCGGCGCCGGGGAGGGCGCGGACGCGCTGCGGGTGGTGCTGCGCGACCCGTACCGGACGACGCTGCTGCGCCTGGCCGTCCGGTCCGACCGGCTGATCCGCGCGATCTACGGCGCGCAGTGCGGGCCGTCGTGCCCGCGGCTGGACCGGGAGGGCGTGGACCGGTGGCGGCGCCCGCTGCAGGTCGAAGGCGCCGAGGGGGCGCTGTGGGCGATGCGGGGCGTGGTGGGGCTGCCCGCCCCGCGGGTGGCGGGCCTGGCGCGGCTGCCGCTGCGCAAGGCCGTGGTGTTCGGCGCCGGGGACGACGTGTTCCCCGCCTCCTCCCCCTACGAGACGGCGCGGCGGATCGGCGCACCCCCGCCGGTGATCATCCCCGGTGCGCGGCATCTGTCGCTGGTGTCCCATCCCCGCCAGGTCGCGGACGCGGTGGGCGCGGCGGCGCGGTGACGGCGGCGGCGGGGCCGACGGCGCCCGCCGCGGCGGCCACCAGCGCGGCCAGGGCCGCGACGATCCCGAGCGCGGCGGCGAGCCCGGCGGCCTCGGCGGCCGCGCCGATCAGCGGCGGCCCGGCGATGAAGCCGAGGTAGCCGCAGGTGGACACGGCGGCGATGGCGGGGCCCGGGGCGCCGCCCGCGTGCGCCGCCGCGGTGAACACGACGGGCACCACGCACGCCAGCCCGAGGCCGAGCGCGGCGAGCCCGGCGAGCGCGGGCACCGGGTGCCCGGCGAGCAGCCCCGCGCCGAACCCGGCGGCGGCGACGGCGGCGAGGACCCGGACGACGCGGACCGGCCCGAACCGGGTGACCAGGCGGTCGCCGGCGAGGCGGCCCGCCGTCATCGTCACCGCGAACGCCATGTACCCCGCGCCCGCCGCGCCGGGCCCGGCGTCCAGGACGTCCCGCAGGTAGACGGCGCTCCAGTCCCCGGCGGCGCCCTCCGACAGCAGCGCCGCGAACGCCAGCGCGCTGAGCAGCAGCAGCGGCCGGGTGGGGCGGGCGAACGCGGGGCCGCCGGCCTGGGCGTCGGCGCCCGCGGGCAGCAGCGCCCGCGTCGCGGCGAGCCCCGCCGCCAGCGCCGCGGCGGCGGTCACGCCCAGGTGCCACGCGACGGGCACGCCGAGGTGCGCGGCCGCCGCCCCTCCGGCGGCGCCGAGGAGCGCACCGCCGCTGAAGCTGGCGTGCAGGCCCGACATGATCGGCCGCCCGTAGCGTTCCTGGACGGCCATCCCGGCGCTGTTCATCGCGACGTCCAGGCAGCCCACGGCGGCGCCCCAGGCGGTCAGCACGGCGAACAGCGCGGCCCAGGACCCGGCGAGGCCGATCAGCACGGGCGGGACGCAGAAGGCGGTGAGCGCGGCGCGGGTGACCGGGCGGCTGCCGTACCGGGCGACGAGCGCGCCGGTGACGGCCATCGCCCCGATCGACCCGAGGGCGGGGCCGGCGAGGGCGGCGCCGAGCGCGGCGTCACCGAGCCCGAGCGCGGACTTGACCTCGGGGATGCGCGGCACCCACGCGGCGAACACCGCGCCGTTGAGCAGGAACACCGCCGTCACCGCGCGGCGTGCCGCGCGGCCGGGCCGTCCCGGCCCCTTCTCCGGACCCCTCAAACCCGCCTCCTTCGCGCCGGCCGGACAGCAGGAGGCTACGCGCACCGCCGGGCCGCGGTGTCCCCCGGCCCGGCGGTCGCGGGGTCAGGCCGCGGCGACGCCGTCGGCGGCGTTGATGTCCTTGTGGAACCGCTTGTTGACGTAGAGGCGCTCACCGAGGTGGTCGCTGCGCCACCACAGGCCGCTGGGCGGGCCGATGCGGGTGTTGCGGGGAAGCTCGCGGAGCACCTCGTTCACCGGGGTCATCCGCAGCCGGCCGGACCGGCAGACCAGGATGCGGCGGTCGGTGACGACCACGACGCGGTAGGCGTTGCTGAAGATGATGATCCAGTAGGAGATCAGGGCGAAGTACTGGCTGGTCGTCTGGGCACAGAACACCGCCTGGATGTTCTCGCCGGGCTGCAGCACGTGGGCCGCGTTGGCGCGCAACTTGTCGCGGATAGCCACGGTCCGGACCTTTCTCGCGTGTCGCGTGGGCGGCCCCGGGGGCGGTGGCCGTGCGACACGGGGGCACGCGGGCGCGACTCGGGGTTCCCACGGCCCTCAAGGGCTGTCGGGCGTCCCGATTGTGCCACCAGCTGGGGTTTTGTGTGTGGTTTTCACGGCATTGGCCGGTTCCGGGTGACGAATCGGTGCCGCACGGGGGCCCGGCGGCCGAGGGGCCGTCAGGTGACGGAGGAGTAGGCGACGACGCCGCGGCGCATCGCGTCCATCGCGCGGCGGGCGGTCTTGCGGATGTGGCTGTTCTGCGGGGACGCGTCGGCGACCTGGCCGAGCAAATCCAGGAGCTGCTTGACGGCCCGGACGAAGTCCCCGGCGGTCAGGTCGCCCTCCAGCAGCACCTCGTCGAGATCGTCGCCCTTGGCCCACCGGTAGGCGGTCCACGCGAACCCCAGGTCGGGCTCACGCAGGAACGAGACCCGGTTGTCGCGTTCGACGCCGTCGAGCTCCCCCCACAGCCGGACCATGGCGGCCAGGGCGTCCTGCGCCGGGCCGGGCGGCGTGCGGGCCGGGGCCGCGTCGTCGGGCTGCCGCGACTCGTACACCAGCGCGGACACGCACGCGGCGAGCTCGGCGTGCCCGAGCCGCTCCCACAGCCCCTCGCGGAGGCTCTCGGCGGTCAGCAGGTCCAGCTCGTTGTAGATGCGGCCGAGGCGGCGGCCCTCGTCGGTGACGGAGTCCCCTTCGAGGTAGCCGAGCTGCTGCAGGACGGCGCACACCCGGTCGAAGGTGCGGGCGATGACCTGCGAGCGGCCCTCGACGCGGCGGCGCAGCTGCTCGGTCTCGCGGTCCAGGCGGTGGTAGCGCTCGGCCCACCGGGCGTGGTCCTCGCGCTTGTCGCAGCCGTGCACGGGGTGGCGGCGCAGCTCGGTGCGCAGCCGCGCGATCTCGGCGTCGTCGGCGGCGGGCGCGTCGCCGCGGCCGCGGCGCCGCTCCCGGGCGTCGTCGGGGACCTTGGCGCGCAGCGTGGAGGCCAGGTCGCGGCGGTCCTGCGGGTTGCGGGGGCTGAACGACTTGGGGATCCGGATCCGCTCGACGGGCTCGACGGCGCGGGGGAAGTCCTGGATGGACAGCCGCTGCACCGACCGGTTGACCGTCAGCACGAGCGGCGCGGGCCCGTCGGAGCGGCGCCCCACACCGGGGTCCAGGACGACGGCGAGGCCGGAGCGGCGCCCCGACGGCACGTGGATGACGTCGCCGGGCCGCAGATGCTCCAGGGACCGGGCGGCCTCGGCGCGCCGCGCCGTGGACCGCTCACGCGACATCTGCGACTCGCGGTCCGACAGCCGCCGCCGCAGCGCCGCGTACTCCATGAAGTCGCCGAGGTGGCATTCGGCGGCCTTGGCGTACCCGGCGAGGGCCTCCTCGTTCTTGTGCACCTGCCGGGCCAGGCCCACCACGGCGCGGTCGGCCTGGAACTGCGCGAACGACTCCTCCAGGAGCGTGCGGGCGCGTTCGATGCCGACGGCGCCGACGAGGTTCACGGCCATGTTGTAGGACGGCCGGAAGCTGGAGTTGAGCGGGTAGGTGCGGGTGCCGGCGAGCCCGGCGACGGACGCGGGCTCGACGTTCGGCCCCCACACCACGACGGCGTGGCCCTCCACGTCGATGCCCCGGCGCCCCGCCCGCCCCGTCAGCTGGGTGTACTCGCCGGGGGTGAGGTCGACGTGCGCCTCGCCGTTCCACTTGTCGAGCTTCTCGATCACCACGGTGCGGGCGGGCATGTTGATGCCGAGCGCGAGCGTCTCCGTCGCGAACACCGCCTTGATCAGCCCGCGGGTGAACAGCTCCTCCACGATCTCCTTGAACGTCGGCAGCATCCCCGCGTGGTGCGCGGCGACCCCCCGCTCCAGCGCGCCGAGGAAGTCGTCGTAGCCGAGGATCCGCAGGTCCTCGGGCGGGATGTCGGCGGTCCGCAGGCCGGCGTGCGCGCGGATCTCCTCCGCCTCCTCCTTGGAGGTGAGCCGGATCCCGGCGTGCAGGCACTGCAGCACCGCCGCGTCGCACCCGGCGCGGCTGAAGATGAACGTGATCGCCGGGAGCAGCCCGGCGCGTTCGAGGCGCTCGATCACGTCGGGCCGCGGCGGCGGCCGGAACCGCTGCGGGCGCGGCGCGCGGCGGCGGCCGGTGCGGCGGCCCTGGTTGACCTTGGCGCGGCGGACCTCCTCGACGGCCATGCGGGTCAGCTGCGGGTTCAGGCGGGCCTGCCGGTCACCGCCCTTGCCGGTGTCGACGAACAGGTCGTACAGGCGGGTGCCGACGAGCATGTGCTGGAACAGCGGGACGGGCCGGTGCTCGTCGACGATCACGGCGGTGTCGCCGCGGACGGCGTGCAGCCACTCGCCGAACTCCTCGGCGTTGGACACCGTCGCCGACAGCGCCACGATCCGCACCGAGTCCGGCACGTGGATGATCACTTCTTCCCAGACGGCGCCGCGGAACCGGTCGGCGAGGTAGTGCACCTCGTCCATGACCACGAACGCCAGGCCCGCGAGCGTCGGGGAACCGGCGTACAGCATGTTCCGCAGCACCTCGGTGGTCATGACCACGATGGGCGCCTCGCCGTTGACGCTGTTGTCGCCGGTGAGCAGCCCGACCTTCCCCGGCCCGTACCGGCGGACGAGATCGGCGTACTTCTGGTTCGACAGCGCCTTGATCGGCGTGGTGTAGAAGCACTTGCTGCCGCCGGTGAGGGCCAGGTGGACGGCGAACTCCCCCACCACGGTCTTCCCGGACCCGGTGGGCGCCGCGACCAGGACGCCGCTGCCGTCCTCCAGGGCCTGGCACGCCTCGATCTGGAACGGGTCCAGGCCGAAGTCGTACAGGGTGCGGAAGTCCAGCAGGGCCGGGCCGTTCCCCGCCGTGCGCTTGCGGTACGCGGCGTACCGCTGCGCCGGGGTCTGCTCGGCCGACGTGGTGTCGGGGGTGGTCATGACAACGAGCCTACGGTTTCGACCGGCCCGATTCCCACTTCGGGCCCCGTTTCACCGGGGCGGCGGCACGTCAGCGGGCGCGGTCGCCCTTCTCCAGCTCGGCGTCGATGGCCTCCAGGTCCAGCGGCGACGCCTCGTCGTCGGACAGCCCGTCGTCGTCCATGAGGGGGGCGCGCCTGTTCCGCC carries:
- a CDS encoding thiamine pyrophosphate-requiring protein — protein: MSISVADHILERLRDWGVEHVFGYPGDGINGLIAAFGTAGDRPRFVQSRHEEMSAFEAVGYAKFGGGAGVCMATSGPGAVHLLNGLYDAKLDHVPVVAIVGQVARTALGGHYQQEIDLPALFKDVAGAYVQMATVPEQFPNLIDRAMRIALAESAPTAVIVPADLQEAEYSPPAHAFKHVPSSAPGHTRPVARAPEDEVARAAEVLNAGSRTAILVGQGARGAAAEVAEVAEITGAGVAKALLGKDVLPDDLPYVTGAIGLLGSRPSYELMRDCDTLLIVGSGFPYSQFLPEYGSARGVQIDVDAKMIGMRYPTEVNLVGDAAATLRSLIPRLRRREDRSWRETVEAGVRRWWETVERQARVPADPVNPMLLFWELSSRLPDDAIVTADSGSAANWYARDLRFRGRMRGSLSGTLATMGPGVPYAIGAKFAHPSRPAIALVGDGAMQMNGLAELLTAARYRDRWSDPRLIVAVLHNNDLNQVTWELRAMGGSPKFEESQTLPDMDYAAFARSIGLEGIVVDRPEDVGPAWDRALAADRPVVLDVHCDPDIPPIPPHAEFDQIKDAAAAIMKGDPDAGGVVRKGLRTKAQELFSRS
- a CDS encoding class I SAM-dependent methyltransferase yields the protein MTGTGTGGTGPGEIAADGSAVEFYAAMPFDERSAALVHGAVPPGTAILELGAGAGRVTAPLLALGHPVTAVDGSPGMLAHIEGARTVCSAIEDLDLPDRFGCVLMMSYLVNYGDREALLATCRRHAAPGGLVIFQRETAGWDEGAPRAWSHDGIDFRLTEVEPRGPGVVAATIEYRMGGRRWTHSFVSRRLGDDALPPVLEAAGLRFDRFLDDAGAWVAARPV
- a CDS encoding ABC transporter permease; translated protein: MTAATAGPATPPAPPAPAASRGKGFGRLMLAEWTKIRSVRSTFWSLILLVVLDLGFTALFVGLTVGQWDKTDEADRATILADPTSMILGSGFFLSQLTVCVLGVLVIASEYSTGMIRASLLAVPGRLPMLWAKSAVFALVVLVLGVAVSFASFFIGAAFLGDKVSVSLGDPGVLRAVIGGGLYLAMLGLFALAVGAIVRHPAGGITGVIGFVLVLAPLAQLLPGSIGDHVHAYLPSEAGHLIAQAHQGKDDLLTPWQGYGVFALWTALLLAAAAVLLKRRDA
- a CDS encoding ABC transporter ATP-binding protein, which translates into the protein MIEAENLTKRYGDRLAVDDLSFTVVPGRVTGFLGPNGAGKSTTMRLLLGLDRPHRGDARIHGRHYRDLHEPLRVVGALLEARAVHTGRSAYNHLLCLAQTQGVGRRRLDEVIDLVGLTGVARKRAGGFSLGMGQRLGIAAALLGDPSVLILDEPVNGLDPEGIVWIRTLMQRLAAEGRTVFVSSHLMNEMAVTAEHLIVIGRGKLIADCSTEEFIERSTEKMVMVRTPDTARLTEVLTAEGAKVQPGGDPGAPLTVTHMEAPRVGELAAAEGLVLHELTPRRGSLEAAFMELTRESVEYGADPGAPPGAPPGAAPGAVPAQEGKTR
- a CDS encoding alpha/beta fold hydrolase; its protein translation is MTIRPGLRRWARRLAAGLLALLLAGTCFSLGYNAATSGRAREPAGMEFVEAGGIRTRYRHWGAQGPPVVLVHGAAESADTWEGVAALLAARHRVFALDLTGWGYSERRGPYDAGHQAAQLLGFLGALRLDGALVAGHSSGAGVAAEAALRAPSRISGVVFLDGDALDTGAGEGADALRVVLRDPYRTTLLRLAVRSDRLIRAIYGAQCGPSCPRLDREGVDRWRRPLQVEGAEGALWAMRGVVGLPAPRVAGLARLPLRKAVVFGAGDDVFPASSPYETARRIGAPPPVIIPGARHLSLVSHPRQVADAVGAAAR
- a CDS encoding MFS transporter; its protein translation is MRGPEKGPGRPGRAARRAVTAVFLLNGAVFAAWVPRIPEVKSALGLGDAALGAALAGPALGSIGAMAVTGALVARYGSRPVTRAALTAFCVPPVLIGLAGSWAALFAVLTAWGAAVGCLDVAMNSAGMAVQERYGRPIMSGLHASFSGGALLGAAGGAAAAHLGVPVAWHLGVTAAAALAAGLAATRALLPAGADAQAGGPAFARPTRPLLLLSALAFAALLSEGAAGDWSAVYLRDVLDAGPGAAGAGYMAFAVTMTAGRLAGDRLVTRFGPVRVVRVLAAVAAAGFGAGLLAGHPVPALAGLAALGLGLACVVPVVFTAAAHAGGAPGPAIAAVSTCGYLGFIAGPPLIGAAAEAAGLAAALGIVAALAALVAAAAGAVGPAAAVTAPPRPPRPRPGGDGTPATDAAHRG
- a CDS encoding DEAD/DEAH box helicase codes for the protein MTTPDTTSAEQTPAQRYAAYRKRTAGNGPALLDFRTLYDFGLDPFQIEACQALEDGSGVLVAAPTGSGKTVVGEFAVHLALTGGSKCFYTTPIKALSNQKYADLVRRYGPGKVGLLTGDNSVNGEAPIVVMTTEVLRNMLYAGSPTLAGLAFVVMDEVHYLADRFRGAVWEEVIIHVPDSVRIVALSATVSNAEEFGEWLHAVRGDTAVIVDEHRPVPLFQHMLVGTRLYDLFVDTGKGGDRQARLNPQLTRMAVEEVRRAKVNQGRRTGRRRAPRPQRFRPPPRPDVIERLERAGLLPAITFIFSRAGCDAAVLQCLHAGIRLTSKEEAEEIRAHAGLRTADIPPEDLRILGYDDFLGALERGVAAHHAGMLPTFKEIVEELFTRGLIKAVFATETLALGINMPARTVVIEKLDKWNGEAHVDLTPGEYTQLTGRAGRRGIDVEGHAVVVWGPNVEPASVAGLAGTRTYPLNSSFRPSYNMAVNLVGAVGIERARTLLEESFAQFQADRAVVGLARQVHKNEEALAGYAKAAECHLGDFMEYAALRRRLSDRESQMSRERSTARRAEAARSLEHLRPGDVIHVPSGRRSGLAVVLDPGVGRRSDGPAPLVLTVNRSVQRLSIQDFPRAVEPVERIRIPKSFSPRNPQDRRDLASTLRAKVPDDARERRRGRGDAPAADDAEIARLRTELRRHPVHGCDKREDHARWAERYHRLDRETEQLRRRVEGRSQVIARTFDRVCAVLQQLGYLEGDSVTDEGRRLGRIYNELDLLTAESLREGLWERLGHAELAACVSALVYESRQPDDAAPARTPPGPAQDALAAMVRLWGELDGVERDNRVSFLREPDLGFAWTAYRWAKGDDLDEVLLEGDLTAGDFVRAVKQLLDLLGQVADASPQNSHIRKTARRAMDAMRRGVVAYSSVT